Below is a genomic region from Eupeodes corollae chromosome 1, idEupCoro1.1, whole genome shotgun sequence.
TAAAAAAATctagaacaaaaatatatttgagacaattatatgaattttaagattaattaaTATTTCGAGATGTCAATTTTTTATGATGTtaatgcttttatttatttatcttgcAACAGATTTATTATACCAGATAAAGGTGAACGCACCAAAGACTATAGACAATCTGAAATAGCTGCAAAAGTTGATATTACTACTGCGTCGAAGCTCTTCAAGTTAAATTTGGATTTTGGACCATACTCGATGCGATACACAAAAAATGGGCGGCACTTGCTTCTGGGAGGTCGAATGGGACATGTTGCAGCTTTTGATTGGATCACAAAACGTCTGCATTGTGAAATCAATGTCATGGAGGAAGTTGCCGAAGTTGCCTGGCTTCACATTGAAACAATGTTTGCGTGTGCTCAAAAGAGTTGGGTGCACATTTATGACAACCAAGGAACAGAACTGCATTGTGTTAAGCGATTGTACCGTGTGAATAAAATGGAATTCCTTCCATATCATTTCCTTCTTTCGTGTGCCAGCAGTCAGGGGTATCTGTCTTGGTTGGATGTGTCTATAGGCGAACTCGTTGGGCATTACAATTCAAAATTAGGTGATATTCGCATGATGCGTAGTAACCCTTCTAATGGAGTTCTGTGTGTTGGAGGAGGAAAAGGTGTGGTTTCAATGTGGTCGCCCAAAGTTAGAGAACCTTTAGCTGAAATGCTTTGTCACCCAACTCCAATTTCGGCCTTGGCAGTGGACCCCAAAGGTCAACATTTAGTGACTGCAGGCTTGGATAGAACTATCAAAGTGTGGGATGTAAGGGAACTGAGCGGGCCCATGGCAATATACAAGTTGAAAACAGCTGCAAGCCAATTGGACGTTTCCCAGCGAGGAGTACTAGCATTTGCGAATGGAAATCATTGTAGCATGTACAGGAACTTATTCGTTGAATCAGACAGCCAACCATACCTGCAACAAAGTTGTGACGATTTCATACACGGACTTCGGTTTTGTCCGTACGAGGATATTCTTGGTTTGTCCACTGCCAAAGGCTTCCAATCGATGATTGTGCCTGGTTCTGGAGAACCTAACTACGACGCCCGCGAAGACAACCCCTACCAAACAAAGACACAGCGAAAGGAGTTTGAAGTGCATGCCCTGTTAGAAAAGATTCCTCCTGAATTGATTTCACTTAATCCCAACGAAATTGCTGGTGTCGATGTACCAACACTTCGTGAAAAGGTTGATGCAAAGAAGGAATTATTCTTCTTGAAACCACCTCAAATAGAATTCAAATCCAGACATAAAATGAAAGGACGTGGTGGTACTGTGAAAGCAGCTAGAAATAAACAGATTGTTAAAGATGCTGCACGAAAGGTAAGAATAGTTGATATTTATTTCCAACTACAGTGTttaatcgtttttgttttttacttagGAATTCATTGCTGacataagaaagaagaaaaaggaaataattgCGGAGACTAAATTAGAAGAATCTGAAAACTTTATTCCACTTCAAAGCAAACCTAGTGCTCTGGATAGGTTTaaaccgaaaaagaaaaaataaaagattacaaaaatttacatttgagaatttcatttttataaattttaggtATTTAGTATTAGCCAATAATAAACTAGATAAAAATAGGGGGTCACTTACTCATTAATCGCTGCCCTTAAGATCAACgatcttgcacgtatcccttgtGGCCCTAGCAAAAGGAGTCTTAGACTTCTTAacgtttattttcagtttccagtcgtagcaatatcgctgaatctattagaaatcacgctgcaagagaattctaataacctcagaCTTTCAGGCTGTTCTGTAAGCAATAAGATCGTCGGCATAGGTAATTGCCTTGGTTAGACTACCTATTAGATCGCTGGTGCAAATGCAAAAGAGAATAGGTGAATACAACGCTCCCTGTGGTAGTCCATTTTTGATTTGGAATGTTGTGGCAGAAATTACATTGTCACTTTTGATACCAAACTTTCTACagttatgccaagcctgcttagttCTGAATAAAGACCCCTTGATCATacagtgtcaaaagccttttccAAATAAAACAGAACAGCACATGGGAattgttgttgatttattctATTGGATAATCTTATACACTAACCATTACGCCACGTATACTACTCTTAAgtcttaacaataaattcacTCTCTTACTATGTCaagtaaaagtttatttatattacCTACACCATTCATGAAAACTATGAAGATCATCCTGTAGACGTTTGCAGTCGTCAATAgagttttatagatttaaaaatttataagtcATCAGCGTAAATCAAAACAGATGACTGTTTCATAATTGAAGGGAAATCtttaaatttacaacaaatagTTTAGGTCCTAAGTGGTTTCCCTGTGGCAATCCAGAGTTGGTGTAAAATTCTAATGACAGCACActtctttttcttatataagTAAGAAGAAATCGACATAATAAATATATCTTTTAGACCTATGGCCTTCAGTTTGCTAGGTCATCTTTTAAGGCACAACTGTCTATGAAGATACAGTCAACTTATTTTGGATTTCGAACGAATCTGGACAAAAAGAGGTAAATTGGAGAAGGACACAGCCATATCGACTCACAAATTATAGATTTACCAAtaaacccgtggcatgatggttagtgcgttggactgtcatgccagaggtcttgggttcgatccctgcctgtgccaccttgatttaaaaaaaaataattttcgcgggtactgcctcttgcgaggaattgacaaattctccgagagtaactcttgtcatgaaaaagtgctttctcaaactagccgttcggattcggccttaaattgtaggtcctttccattcctgacaacagtactcgcacacaggaatggttgagagttgtaagtcactaggccctggttcacaccggactgttgcgccaccccatttgatttttgattttttgatgactttacaaataatgggtTCAAATAGCTTAGAAATACCGAAGAGTTTTGCTCTGTAGACTTTAAGACGGTAgttttgaatttcgtttttaaTGCCTTTTCATGGGTTGGCTTTATATAAGAATGTACAACATAACAAACGTCAAGCCCTGAAACTTTTGAGGTTTTCATGGtaacataaatcaatttatttttgatctagaccTGTCAAAACACTACTTTCCCCTTTTTTGCTTTCCATGGGGAAAAATAAACTggtttaagatcaaaactaaagATCTTTAATAATACCTATACGATTATAAGAAATTTGTAGATGGAAATTTGACAGATATATTGCACTTGTTGACAGATACACTTAGTTACATTAAAAAagtgacaaaaaaataattctaattgTGTCCCATGCGCCTCAAAAAAATTTTTGAcggaaatttaaatgtatatccATAACAGGGTATTGAAGCTCTTTCTAAACTTATTTGTGATGAAGTTGCTCTGATATGTCAAATGATTCATTCGGATCCGGACTTTTTCATCTGTATCAGTGTTTATTTCTTCTGGACCTTTTGAATTTTCCTCACATCAAATCGAAAAATCACTTGacatttccaatattttttattacctATCTATGatgtactttttattaaaaatccgtAGCACAAAACTTGCTCGGATCCAAAGGGCGTTTTCGTTGTTCTTGTCTGGCTTAATGATATTAAAAGAATCAGAAGGAATTTTGATCATAAAGAGatcttttataatttcaaaaactaggcATCCTTTGGTGCTGCAAAATCGTATCGTCACCTCCTAGTGGTGCCCCTTGAGCTCTATCACCCGAGTTACCTTCTCAGGAAGTAGGAACAAAGGTCCAGATATCACTTCGAAGAACCAGCTCTAACGATCTCTGTCATGCGTAGGCCTCACAAGCCGgccaaaaaaggaaatttttaagTGTGATGAAAACACAAGTAATAGCTTTGGATGAACGGGCTGATAATGTTGAcaacacccccccccccccacacACAAATGCGATGGATGAGCCAGGCAGTAGGAAGATTGAAGTCTGTGATTTTTACTCGATGGGaggaagcgcttatttggatgtggttttGCTGTCAGAGGGAAACTAAGCAAAGAGTCTTAAGATTTCGggtagtaagcgaaagagtgacgacaatccgcattaagTCCAAATTCCACCACCTGAACCTTATCAGCGCGCATGCGTTGACGGAAGAGAAGGATACCAATGGAGAGTTCCACGAGCTCCCtgccaaaacatatgagcagtgttcCAAAAATGACGTTAAAATTCTTCTTTGAGATTGCTAAACTGCGCGTACGAATATCCATGGAAGCTCTTAGGCGAACAACAACATTAAGGAGCAGATTCAAcattggaagactgcagcaggaggatataattttttaaataattttgtatttctttcatTATTTAACGTTGTGCACACTTCTTTGGAGaacattaaattgtatttttaggattttatttctACTGCTGGCCTATACTTTATTGTACAATAGTAAATAGTTTTCTTTAAGCCGCCacaactattttgtttttctttactaatttttgtttagtcgGTTTTCTATATCTTTCCTTCTTTGAATTCCAAATTTGCTTTTATATTATTGCGAACCGTCATTCTAAGATctgaaatatttctatttttggcATCGGGCTTACCTTCCAGATTTTCAcataaaatttgtgaaaataaaatgtatctattcCCATGAAAACCCCTATTGCAAAATCAAATCAAGTACTCAGTGTTTGATGCtcttaatttaaacataaaagcgCCTCGAAAATGTGTACCTACCTTAAAAACCAAGCACCAAACACTGCACTACCATTGTTCAAACTATAATCGGTCGGTAACACAGTACCGTGACAGCTGcatgtaaaataaatataactctATAGCTGTCTCAATTTATCAATACAACAACCaactttgaagattatttcaaatTCCTTCTCACTCTCACGCATGGGGTagttgagaaatatcaaaatgtcCGACTTGAAgtaagaacaaattttttttcttgaaaatatttttgcaatttttgttatttaaatagtcaatttattaactaaaaaataaattaaaaacaagataaACTTCTACTTCATCGAATTCTCCTATTATTTGCCTCGAAAGGAAActttttaacattcaatttcAAAGTGAAAAATCTATGTCTATGTTGGGGGTTTAAGTTTgggtttctttctttttgcttgaaaattaaatgtgttgtaaaagaaaaacgatAAAGTGAGCGGGGGGCAAGCTTACATAtgtacttttttcaatttcaatgtgcaaattgcaaattaatttcaagttttgcaTAAATTCTATGGACTTTAAAAGTTGTTGATTTAGTTAAATATGGCTTCTAATTTTCGCAGTGATGATCTATTGAATTATGAACTCGGCGATGATCTGGATGACCACGCATTGTACGGTGCTGACGAGGACGAATTGCTCCTATCTGACGATGGTAAGtaatattgaaagttttctCCTTGTTTTCCAATTCTATAccatatttatttcaattaattaaaaaaaaagacttggaAAAGGATGTAACTCAAGAGGAAAAAAGACAATTAAAAGAAGAAGCTGAAGAATGGGTTAGCGAGCAAACAAACGATAAAACAAACTCCAATGGCAATGAAAATTCCTTAAAACTACCCGAAGAGGTATCTTCGTCGGGAAACGCAAAAGCGACCCGACCAGAAGAAAGCACAACGCCAGTTGCGCCGGCGGCGTTGGCGAGTGACTCGGACGTGTCTACAAGCGAAGAATCTCCAGTTAAACAACAGCCACCCGCTCCTGTTTGTGACTTCAAACAACCaatgcaacagcagcagcaactgcaacaacagcagcagcaagcGATATCTATAGCGACAACAACAAGCAGCTGCGAAGAAGTTGTGACGTCGACCAACTACGAAGAGCAATCGCATGTGGAATATCCCAATGTGAGTGTGCTGAATATACACGCCCCCGAATTCATGCTACCAAGTTCACAAGACAGCTCAAGTGTGGCTGGAACTGAATTCTCAGATCCGCGGGAAGATCCCGAAGAAGAGCGCGAAGAGCGAACAAATATTAAGCAAGCGACAGAACGGGAAATGGAAGAAGGAATCGATTCATCTCCAGGTAATtcaaattattgattttctatttattttgataCTCGTTTCTTGACGCAATTtgcatattaaaaaattctaGTTGACCCTTTTCCATTGAATTTGATTGTAGGTAGAAAATACAAAGACAACAAATTTAGATACCATATGTTTACTTGTTTGTATCCTTTTGTATACAGTTCCACGCTTAATTAATGGCACACAACGATTTCTAAACTTTAAGGATTTTTCAGTGGCTTAACGTTTTTTCAAGCTCAGATTCATTGGCAACGGCACGTGTTTGTCCAATTCCTtccataaatgtttttttttttatttcgttcacTTTCAAAATCGCAGACTTTCGATTTTTAACTCGATTGTTGCAATAGGCTGACATTGCGACCACTCCAATTAATCTAATATAGCTCACAAGTTTAACTTTTCTTAGATTTGTTTTTGGTTGACTATAATAATACACAATGAAatgaaacaacaattttattaatattgggCATTTGTGTGCTGAAATAGGAACGCAAAGTTTTTCTCTTAAAAAGTTCTCCATACTTCATGTTTTCCTTATTTTAAGCTTCTTCTTATTTGTGATGAAAAAGACctttgtgtagaaaatataacgcagggttatccattttggggTTTCAggagtaaacgtaaataaaacacatatagaatatcgattcttttgaatttttggctactttttgacacatatttacgaatgttggtttttaagtgctcaaataaatggggcttacaacctagaatcacgcattggctatacacattggTAATctgaccgattttaatgtacggtgtggcagtatggtggactgctttagaaaaagctttaaaccgatataaattaaataaagtccaacgttcagcttgcctatgtataagcggatcgcttcgaatgacactggacaccttactctacctaacacctcttgacatctgtatttagcaaacaaataactgcaagctctgctattcgcctcaaagcttcgtcgcagtggactaacaacaacattgccCACTTCgcaattcttaggtatttagaatcaattccaaagcacacacactacaccatcctccaactgcaattcgatagAAATTtctagatttctatacctcccagatctttctgggacgataggacattcctggaagattggtcaatccatttttatacagatggttcaaaaacaaaagaaagagttggtggaggtgtgtactctgtgcgactgaaattaagtctctcattccgccttcccaatcactgtagcgtgttccaggcggaagttttggagataaaagaagtcttgtcctggctttaagaaaacgtgatatcaacatctgatatcggTATTTTCTCAGatctatcaaatctctggactctgtctctacaaactctacaacacagtccataactgtcgatcatctctaatggagatggctcaacagtttaatattcacctttgctgggtgccgggccatagagacattccaggtaactgtaaggcagatgaactcgccaggaacggtacagtgcagcccatcctaccacgtttggcacgtacTTGGATACCAATCGCGCcttgtaaattgttgctaatgcaggacgctgtgaggagggcaggcaccaggtggaacaacatttccacgtgtcaagtcacaaggaacatctggccaacactggatttaaaacgttcaaggtgcttgctctctctaagcagatcgcatataatctcgataataggtgtcataaccggacactgtctaagaGGAAAGCACGCCGcacgactaggcgtattctcaaatgacttttgcagaagctgtatagacgaggaagaggaggaaacaagtCTTCATCttccctgctctggctcgaaaacgcaagtattacctaggagaattcttctttaacgatctaaatcatatcagcataatcagcctctcacgtttctaaggggactcaaactggttcaattgagcttaggaggaagcttcaagattcatgtggtatcacaatgggccattaaactggcctaagtgtgtccgtttccatcttcgacagacactttaacctaaccGAACATAACCTAAGTGCtcaaaagttaaaggtttattttaataaacacggtctttcgcgtagaATGATAATATGATAGTcaattatcaccttagccgattccatccCACAAAATGTCTCTtgtaataaagccatattcgctggagttgtgtggcatgcggcaccgttttgttgaaaccacatattctccaagtcgtgtTCTTGAATAGCAGGCCAAAAAaggtcggttatcatatgaccataacgcttcTGATTGACGGCGACAGTCGTtctatcgtcgttttcgaagaagtgatgtccaatcacacctccgcaGCAAAGAGCGCACCTAATTTTTTGTGGGTGTATTGGCCGCTCTTTAATTAGGTACTTGAGgattctccgaaccccaaatacgacaattttgtttattaacatacccaaaGAGTGGAGAAATGTACTTTGTCGCTGAAGaacattttgttcgaaaaatcgacATGCACCGGCTTTTGTTCTAGCACCTATTCGACGTATCTAcaacgttgtgaatggtcagctggtttcagttgttgtgtgagctggactttaaatgaatgtaggtgtagatccaaatgcaagatacgccataatgtgccgtaacaCAGTCCTTATTACTGAGAACGACGACAAATCGAGACATTCGGGTCTTCTGCAAaattttcacttacagcagcgatattttccgtggtacgagcaaaacgatgatgcacaggccttataaaaactgtaaccaatccagtctcttcaaatttctttacaattttgtcaattgcTTGTATGATTGGaggattatgtaaaccataatctcttctttaagcacgatatgtggctgtggcagaatcatcatttttgtagtaggttttaacaatattttcgcaaatgtcagactttcaactgaataAATTggttaacaacaacaactggtTTGACggatgtcgaattccagtcctatacttttgaaaccgtaaaccttttattaataaaatatcgaTTCTTATTATGacggcttttttttatttcagtccaaaaaaaaatctttataacaCGTTTGCAAAGAAGATGACATACAATGTTATGCAATGCAATTTTTAACATCtattattacttacttaaggtggtgctacagtccgggcggacctgagCTTTAACctacatgcgtctccagccagcttggtccctagctagctctcttcagttttgcacgccaagttggtcggggtcttcacccacctgcgtgctccacctgagtagcggtctttctctactacGCCGGTATtgtattggattcgaagacctttcgggctgaagcgttgatgtccattaaCTCTTCATGACTTTGATTTTGTTAACTAGGTCGGTGTCGCTTTATAGCCCGTACacttcgtcgttatatcttctcctccattctccatctatgcagacgggaccaaaaatctctccaagaatttttctctcgaagcatcctaagacgctctcatctttctttgacagggtccaggcttcagcgccataaataagaaccgggatgatgagtgtcttatagatggcgATTTTAGATGATCGAGAGGGGACTTTACAactcaattgtcttctaagtccaaagaagcagggatttttattattattattattcttcgtttgatttcagcgctggtgtcgttgtctgtgtttatagcggtgcctaggtagacaaagtcctccaCTTACTTCGAaatccatggtgacgttttgtcgaaGACGTCGtggttcaatgtccttttttgatggcagcatatacttggtcttgccctcattgactagAGAtttctctgtagagctcttccctatagatgctgtcatacatggctttaaaatcgatatagagatggtgggtatcgatttgaagttcctggatttttttcaagatctgccgtagtgtgaatatttggtcgatagtgcgCATCTATAATTAAAGCCAACGTTTCTTCAGAGGAATGTGAAATTTAATCACAAGACTCGTTTTCAAATGATATCTTCAATTGCTAACCTCAATTTTATTccggtaaattaaaattaaatcaaataatattattatacacCTATCTATTTTTGGGGATTTTTTCGACAGTTATTTGACAATCTTGAAAGTGTATTTTTACCATAAATTAATTTCGTTAAAGCTCAGCTTCAAAGCTCTTTCTTGATCTTTCACGTGTTGATATAGAAggaattttatctaaaaaagtGAAGGGTAGATTAAATATTTCGTTTAGACAAGAAGAATTTGCACTTTGAAGCAGTTAAGTTGTCTTTCTTTTGGCTCAATTATCATTGAACTTTGCAACTaagaacagtaaaaaaaaacaagttaatctCTCGCTGCTTTGGGCTATAAAAGCTTAAAACAATAGCTTTAGCTGCATGAAaacgtttaatttttattttacacagGGGTAACCAAAGTACCTTCAAAacccaacttaaaaaaaattgtttttttttgtttgcattatcCCCACCCAAAAATGTATTCACGCTTGCTTAATGCAAGGTATAAGCTGCGCATAAAATCGGTttttacattgattttttatagttaaattCCACTAGATTAACGAT
It encodes:
- the LOC129941792 gene encoding WD repeat-containing protein 46, producing MINDDLDIKPDKKTKNKAPLRYFDQPVDESEVEKIKLKPEKEQKFKGEVIHVEPKAKPLRKLLKSKTPLQPRKSKVPQELLKKHSRGEQIESDGIKTNFFKEKLKRKEIYHEYATEQAARTEILLKEDAGFIIPDKGERTKDYRQSEIAAKVDITTASKLFKLNLDFGPYSMRYTKNGRHLLLGGRMGHVAAFDWITKRLHCEINVMEEVAEVAWLHIETMFACAQKSWVHIYDNQGTELHCVKRLYRVNKMEFLPYHFLLSCASSQGYLSWLDVSIGELVGHYNSKLGDIRMMRSNPSNGVLCVGGGKGVVSMWSPKVREPLAEMLCHPTPISALAVDPKGQHLVTAGLDRTIKVWDVRELSGPMAIYKLKTAASQLDVSQRGVLAFANGNHCSMYRNLFVESDSQPYLQQSCDDFIHGLRFCPYEDILGLSTAKGFQSMIVPGSGEPNYDAREDNPYQTKTQRKEFEVHALLEKIPPELISLNPNEIAGVDVPTLREKVDAKKELFFLKPPQIEFKSRHKMKGRGGTVKAARNKQIVKDAARKEFIADIRKKKKEIIAETKLEESENFIPLQSKPSALDRFKPKKKK